The Maylandia zebra isolate NMK-2024a linkage group LG4, Mzebra_GT3a, whole genome shotgun sequence genome includes a window with the following:
- the fbxl16 gene encoding F-box/LRR-repeat protein 16, which translates to MLNMSTPSELKSSCVTRNGMVKLPPSQPNGLGSASITKGTPAAKNRLCQSSSVPSILPPPPSSLSYHHHHLDGPGMPHAAAPLLPSEPGKPLVGLKPSLCQLPPLTLPKPVLLERQLVLDEKLLNRLLWYFTTAEKCVLAQVCKTWRKVLYQPKFWEGVTPILHAKELYTLLPNGEKEFVSLQAFALRGFQSFCLVGVSDLDICEFIDNYPLSKKGVRSVSLKRSTITDAGLEVMLEQMQGLMHLELSGCNDFTEAGLWSSLNARLTSLSVSDCINVADDAIAAISQLLPNLSELTLQAYHVTDTAMAYFTAKQGYTTHTLRLHSCWEITNHGVVNMVHSLPNLTSLSLSGCSKITDDGVELVAENLRKLRSLDLSWCPRITDMALEYIACDLHKLEELVLDRCVRITDTGLGYLSTMSSLRSLYLRWCCQVQDFGLQHLFGMRSLRLLSLAGCPLLTTTGLSGLIQLHELEELELTNCPGATAELFKYYSQHLPHCMVIE; encoded by the exons ATGTTGAACATGTCCACACCGAGTGAACTGAAGTCCTCCTGTGTGACTCGTAACGGGATGGTGAAGCTGCCTCCCAGCCAGCCCAACGGCCTGGGCAGTGCCAGCATCACCAAGGGGACGCCTGCCGCCAAGAACCGCCTGTGTCAGTCCTCCTCTGTACCCTCCATCCTTCCTCCTCCACCATCTTCTCTATCCTATCACCATCACCACCTGGATGGTCCAGGTATGCCCCACGCTGCAGCTCCTCTCCTGCCCTCTGAGCCTGGGAAACCTCTGGTGGGTCTGAAACCATCTCTTTGCCAGCTTCCTCCTCTCACCCTGCCCAAACCTGTACTGCTGGAGCGCCAGCTCGTTCTGGATGAGAAGCTGCTCAACCGGCTGCTTTGGTACTTCACCACAGCGGAGAAATGTGTACTGGCGCAGGTGTGCAAGACGTGGCGCAAGGTGCTGTACCAGCCTAAGTTCTGGGAAGGAGTGACACCCATCTTGCATGCTAAAGAGCTGTACACCTTACTGCCCAATGGGGAGAAGGAGTTTGTCAGCCTCCAGGCCTTTGCTCTGCGTGGATTTCAGTCGTTCTGTTTAGTCGGTGTTTCAGACCTTGACATTTGTGAGTTCATTGACAACTACCCGCTGTCCAAGAAGGGTGTTCGGTCAGTCAGCCTCAAGAGGTCCACAATCACAGATGCTGGTTTGGAG GTTATGTTGGAGCAAATGCAGGGCCTGATGCATCTCGAACTGTCAGGCTGCAACGATTTCACAGAGGCTGGCCTCTGGTCGAGCCTCAACGCTCGGCTCACGTCCCTCAGCGTCAGTGACTGCATCAATGTGGCGGATGATGCCATTGCTGCTATCTCACAGCTCCTGCCCAACTTGTCAGAGTTGACCCTGCAGGCTTACCATGTCACTGACACAGCCATGGCCTACTTTACTGCCAAGCAG ggCTACACCACCCACACTCTGCGGCTTCACTCGTGCTGGGAGATCACCAACCATGGTGTGGTAAACATGGTCCATAGCCTGCCAAACCTGACTTCTCTCAGTCTCTCTGGCTGCTCCAAGATCACAGATGATGGTGTTGAGCTGGTCGCTGAGAACCTGCGCAAGCTCCGCAGCCTGGACTTGTCTTGGTGCCCTCGGATCACGGACATGGCTCTGGAGTACATTGCCTGCGACCTGCACAAGCTGGAAGAACTGGTGCTGGACAG GTGTGTACGGATCACAGACACAGGCCTGGGATACCTGTCTACCATGTCATCATTAAGAAGTCTCTATCTGCGCTGGTGCTGTCAG GTGCAAGATTTTGGACTGCAGCATTTATTTGGCATGAGAAGTCTTCGCCTACTGTCTCTTGCAG GCTGCCCCCTGCTGACCACCACTGGTCTGTCAGGCCTCATCCAGCTACACGAGCTGGAAGAGCTGGAGTTGACTAACTGCCCCGGAGCAACTGCTGAGCTCTTCAAATACTACTCGCAGCACCTGCCTCACTGCATGGTCATCGAATAA